A region from the Lycium barbarum isolate Lr01 chromosome 8, ASM1917538v2, whole genome shotgun sequence genome encodes:
- the LOC132608110 gene encoding uncharacterized protein LOC132608110, with protein sequence MSSEMLEMVTMLQKLSSEMSNFTSRQEQFEERQEQSRRAQEQSIRELRDAVNIDRRPERDKEAVDNGERLYSPSDTPLSIGSCSFMLPSNSNAAGVSYSQAPNLPVNSLAIGSVNAVTSTVNGTSAPLYSQISSPFHTQGIQTSNHQHTLPIQSIPMPQFHQSPMFQPNNYPVPPIQGFQPMFQNQNYSTPPTQGFQFQPTQFSNYNHLPYSATLGTNYSNSGIPYASTYLPTHIPSSIYHQIPVAQSPPPNYNTSQQIPYPNPVQNSHNIHLPIPSFTKYTKIEFPRFSGEDLRTWLYKVEQFFSVEDISIHQRLKLVAIHFDGDALQWQQGYMKARAHLPLPTWEEYLYALADRFGAEYTDPMTELMRVKHTGSVKEYQAAFDSVMTRLNLSVEHSISIFLNNLRPELSDAVRIGNPCNLPQAYYLARLHESNFAAQSKAIKGITFGYVHSQSKPAIGNSSNTFQKGNFGGYRRPVTARMDTNRRKRLTPAELDEKRSKGLCFLCDEKYTPGHRCKAKRQLFSMELEEGEALVDCELEVPEEEDPIEQECVEETTLESCAISLQALNGTMGYKTLRLKGFNEQNPIEVFIDCGSTHNFIDEEAAKRLGCEVITIKAQLVQVADGRGIPTNKLCKGFKWFMQGAMFQDDFLVFPVGKSDMVLGVQWLCPLGDIKFNFQKLFMEFEHQGQLLKLQGIQPKFKTVEARSITKMTEVSSQFFMIQVRSAEMVINKREEIVVEDEPVVVTGLLEEYKCIFGEPQKLPPSRGVFDHHIPLLEGVNPVNSRPYRYSPIQKDIIEKMVREMMEQGIIQHSSSPYASPVVLVGKKDGSWRLCVDYRALNKGTIKDKFPIPIIEELLDELGGSQIYSKIDLRAGYHQIRMAPADIAKTAFKTHSGHFEYLVMPFGLTNAPSSFQSLMNHIFQDHLRKFVLVLFDDILIYSKTLEDHLVHLKITFELLVKNQLLAKRSKCVFAAERVEYLGHYISAEGVATDPKKIEVVQGWPVPETLKQLRGFLGLTGYYRRFIKGYGVISKPLTELLKKDSFMWNQKATEAFKKLKVALTTAPVLVLPDFSMIFVVETDACNIGIGAVLMQKGQPIAFLSKGLSVQHQTLSVYDKELLALVMVVNKWSQYLIGRTFIVKNRPEGS encoded by the coding sequence ATGTCGTCGGAAATGTTAGAAATGGTGACTATGTTACAAAAATTGTCATCTGAGATGTCTAATTTTACCAGTAGACAAGAACAATTTGAAGAGAGGCAGGAACAATCTCGACGAGCTCAAGAACAGTCAATACGTGAGCTCCGAGATGCAGTCAACATTGATCGGAGACCGGAAAGAGACAAGGAAGCAGTGGACAATGGGGAACGACTGTATTCCCCATCGGATACACCACTTTCGATTGGGTCTTGCTCCTTCATGCTTCCATCTAATTCAAATGCAGCAGGGGTAAGTTATAGTCAAGCTCCTAATCTACCAGTTAATTCACTCGCAATTGGGTCTGTTAATGCTGTTACTAGTACTGTTAATGGAACCTCTGCACCTCTTTattcccaaatctcatcaccttTTCACACCCAAGGAATTCAGACTTCGAACCACCAACACACCTTACCCATACAGTCAATTCCTATGCCCCAATTTCACCAATCACCCATGTTTCAACCCAATAATTACCCAGTTCCACCCATACAAGGGTTTCAACCCATGTTCCAGAATCAAAATTATTCAACCCCACCTACACAAGGATTTCAATTTCAACCAACACAGTTCTCCAATTATAATCACCTGCCCTATAGTGCAACCCTTGGTACTAACTACTCTAATTCAGGAATTCCATATGCAAGTACTTATCTACCTACTCACATTCCATCATCCATATACCATCAAATTCCTGTAGCCCAATCACCACCACCAAACTACAACACTAGTCAGCAAATACCCTATCCTAATCCAGTACAAAACAGTCACAATATCCACCTTCCTATTCCTTCATTCACTAAGTACACCAAAATTGAGTTTCCAAGGTTCTCCGGGGAGGACTTAAGAACTTGGTTGTATAAGGTGGAACAATTCTTCTCTGTAGAAGACATTTCCATCCACCAGAGGTTGAAACTAGTAGCAATTCATTTTGACGGTGATGCATTACAATGGCAGCAAGGGTATATGAAAGCAAGAGCTCACTTGCCATTACCCACATGGGAAGAATACTTGTATGCACTTGCTGATAGATTTGGTGCAGAATACACTGACCCTATGACAGAGTTGATGAGGGTGAAACACACTGGTTCTGTAAAAGAATATCAGGCAGCTTTTGATAGTGTCATGACTAGACTGAACTTATCTGTTGAACATTCAATTAGTATATTTTTGAACAACCTAAGGCCTGAATTGAGTGATGCTGTGAGGATTGGAAATCCTTGTAACTTGCCACAAGCTTACTACTTGGCAAGATTACATGAATCTAATTTTGCTGCTCAAAGCAAGGCAATTAAGGGAATAACTTTTGGATATGTTCACTCTCAATCTAAGCCAGCCATTGGTAATAGTTCAAATACCTTTCAGAAGGGAAATTTTGGGGGGTATAGAAGGCCTGTTACTGCAAGGATGGATACCAATAGAAGGAAGAGACTGACCCCAGCAGAATTGGATGAAAAGAGATCAAAGGGATTGTGTTTTTTGTGTGATGAAAAGTATACACCTGGTCACAGGTGTAAAGCTAAAAGACAACTGTTTTCCATGGAACTAGAGGAAGGGGAAGCACTGGTGGATTGTGAGTTAGAAGTTCCAGAAGAAGAGGATCCAATAGAACAGGAGTGTGTGGAAGAAACAACACTGGAAAGTTGTGCCATATCATTGCAAGCTTTAAATGGCACTATGGGATACAAGACATTAAGACTTAAGGGATTTAATGAACAGAATCCTATAGAAGTTTTCATAGACTGTGGTTCCACCCACAACTTCATTGATGAGGAAGCAGCTAAAAGATTGGGGTGTGAGGTGATAACAATTAAAGCCCAATTGGTGCAAGTAGCTGATGGAAGGGGAATACCTACTAACAAGTTATGTAAAGGGTTCAAATGGTTCATGCAAGGGGCCATGTTTCAAGATGACTTCTTAGTGTTCCCTGTTGGCAAGAGTGATATGGTATTGGGAGTACAATGGTTGTGTCCTTTGGGAGATATCAAGTTCAATTTTCAGAAACTCTTTATGGAATTTGAACATCAAGGACAGTTGCTGAAATTACAAGGGATTCAACCCAAGTTTAAGACTGTAGAAGCAAGGTCCATCACCAAAATGACTGAGGTGAGCTCGCAGTTTTTCATGATACAAGTGAGAAGTGCTGAAATGGTGATAAACAAAAGGGAGGAAATTGTGGTAGAAGATGAACCAGTAGTTGTGACAGGGTTGTTAGAAGAGTATAAATGTATTTTTGGGGAACCTCAGAAACTTCCTCCATCAAGGGGAGTTTTTGACCACCATATTCCATTGCTTGAAGGGGTCAATCCTGTTAACTCTAGACCCTATAGATATTCTCCAATACAGaaagacattatagagaagatgGTAAGGGAAATGATGGAGCAAGGGATCATTCAACATAGTTCAAGTCCATATGCATCACCAGTGGTGCTAGTTGGTAAGAAGGATGGGTCATGGAGACTATGTGTAGACTATAGAGCTTTAAATAAGGGGACTATAAAAGACAAGTTTCCAATACCAATTATAGAAGAACTGTTGGATGAATTGGGAGGCTCTCAAATCTactcaaagatagatttaaggGCTGGGTACCACCAGattaggatggcaccagctgataTTGCCAAAACTGCTTTCAAAACCCATTCTGGACATTTTGAGTATCTAGTCATGCcctttgggctaactaatgctccatcTAGTTTTCAGAGTCTTATGAATCACATATTTCAAGATCATTTAAGAAAATTTGTCTTGGTTTTATTTGATGACATTTTAATTTACAGCAAAACCTTGGAAGACCACCTGGTGCATCTTAAGATTACTTTCGAACTGTTGGTGAAGAACCAGTTGCTAGCTAAAAGAAGTAAATGTGTTTTTGCTGCTGAAAGGGTAGAGTACTTGGGACACTACATATCAGCAGAAGGGGTAGCTACAGACCCTAAAAAAATAGAAGTTGTTCAAGGTTGGCCAGTACCTGAGACTCTCAAACAGTTGAGAGGGTTCTTAGGTCtaacaggttattatagaaggttcattAAGGGGTATGGGGTTATCAGTAAACCTCTTACTGAGTTGTTGAAGAAAGACAGTTTTATGTGGAATCAAAAGGCAACTGAGGCTTTCAAGAAGCTCAAGGTGGCACTCACAACAGCACCTGTATTGGTGTTGCCTGACTTTTCAATGATCTTTGTTGTAGAAACAGATGCATGCAACATTGGTATTGGGGCAGTATTGATGCAGAAAGGACAACCCATTGCATTTCTCAGCAAGGGTTTGTCTGTTCAGCACCAAACTTTGTCTGTCTATGACAAGGAATTATTGGCTCTAGTGATGGTTGTTAACAAATGGTCACAGTATTTGATAGGGAGAACATTTATTGTCAAAAACAGACCAGAAGGCTCTTAA